The Podospora pseudopauciseta strain CBS 411.78 chromosome 2 map unlocalized CBS411.78m_2, whole genome shotgun sequence genome has a window encoding:
- a CDS encoding uncharacterized protein (COG:I; EggNog:ENOG503NZXQ), which produces MAETTNPRAELPVDVFSIIERTCSVFSLLGSVLVIGTFCASKAFHKPINRLVFYASFGNLMTNAATLMARSFIANPRSAGCQFQGFLIQMFMPADTFWTLAMAVNVYLTFYFKFDGARLRKMEIPYLLCCYGIPFIVALTFIFIETPEKGKMYGNATLWCWVSPRWDIFRIATFYGPIWIVILITFFIYIRAGREIYKKHKQLRNFSTSHHDHEPITEDPFSSVKTTEVSVTSEVIDKSLATLGIVQSGNEQPKAPNAAYSVHISSNKRAPERDSYGDIPPTTQTNITIDPPTRNATAGANPLRRRAAYEANNATWSYTKCSILFFTAMLVTWIPSSANRVYSVVHREQASLPLEYMSAFVLPLQGFWNAIIYVVTSWRACQLLWEDTKAWFGHKDQHSHGDGSFQMISSGRNAFKNSDKTYETESMTELAGSASHAEDRSPIEPPSNTLGRD; this is translated from the exons ATGGCCGAAACAACCAATCCCCGGGCCGAGCTCCCGGTCGATGTGTTCAGCATCATTGAGCGCACCTGCTCCGTCTTTTCCCTCCTCGGCTCAGTCCTTGTGATTGGCACCTTTTGCGCCTCCAAAGCGTTCCATAAACCCATCAACCGTCTAGTATTCTATGCCTCGTTTGGCAATCTCATGACCAATGCTGCCACGTTGATGGCTCGGTCCTTCATCGCGAATCCAAGATCGGCTGGCTGCCAATTCCAGGGATTTCTCATTCAAAT GTTCATGCCCGCTGATACATTTTGGACATTGGCCATGGCGGTCAATGTGTATTTGACCTTTTATTTCAAGTTTGATGGAGCTCGGTTACGAAAGATGGAAATCCCCTATCTTCTCTGCTGCTATGGGATTCCCTTCATCGTCGCCCTCACCTTCATCTTCATTGAGACCCCGGAAAAAGGCAAGATGTATGGGAACGCAACGCTGTGGTGCTGGGTGAGCCCTAGGTGGGACATCTTCCGCATTGCGACGTTCTATGGACCGATCTG GATTGTTATTCTCATCACCTTTTTCATTTACATCCGCGCTGGCCGCGAAATCTACAAGAAACACAAGCAACTCCGTAACTTTAGCACCAGTCACCACGACCACGAACCGATCACAGAGGACCCCTTCAGCTCGGTCAAGACCACCGAGGTTTCGGTTACCTCTGAAGTCATTGACAAAAGTCTTGCAACCTTGGGCATCGTACAAAGCGGAAACGAACAACCGAAAGCACCGAATGCTGCCTACTCAGTTCACATATCATCTAACAAGCGAGCTCCCGAGCGGGACTCTTACGGCGATATACCGCCGACTACACAAACCAACATCACAATCGATCCTCCGACACGCAACGCCACCGCTGGGGCTAACCCACTCCGCCGTCGAGCTGCCTATGAAGCCAACAATGCGACCTGGTCCTACACAAAGTGCTCCATCCTATTTTTCACCGCCATGCTTGTTACATGGATTCCTTCTAGCGCCAACCGCGTATATTCTGTCGTCCATAGGGAGCAAGCGTCGCTTCCACTTGAATACATGTCCGCCTTTGTGCTTCCTCTCCAAGGTTTTTGGAACGCCATCATCTACGTCGTCACATCGTGGAGAGCGTGTCAACTGCTGTGGGAGGATACCAAGGCCTGGTTTGGACACAAGGATCAGCATTCCCACGGCGATGGTTCCTTCCAGATGATAAGCAGCGGACGGAACGCATTCAAGAACAGCGACAAGACGTACGAGACAGAAAGCATGACGGAGTTGGCGGGGTCAGCATCACACGCCGAGGATCGGTCTCCCATTGAGCCACCTTCAAATACGCTGGGTCGAGATTGA